A genomic segment from Manduca sexta isolate Smith_Timp_Sample1 chromosome 13, JHU_Msex_v1.0, whole genome shotgun sequence encodes:
- the LOC115449974 gene encoding protein kinase C isoform X3, translating into MFSGTVRVRVCEATGLRPTDFQKRHNMTFGKPDDQPIDPYVSIDADEHHLARSSTKPKTFDPVWNETFSHEVHNVGSLGITVFHDAAIPPDDFVANCTIPFEDLMLRDKEATDFWVDLEPQGKLHLKIDLIWNSQGAESAAGAGAGAARGRGREFKEGAGFARRRGAMRRRVHQVNGHKFMATFLRQPTFCSHCREFIWGLGKQGYQCQVCTCVVHKRCHSLVVTKCPGMKEEVRQQSVAGVSGGQRFNVNVPHRFVVHSYKRFTFCDHCGSLLYGLIKQGLQCEVCSMNVHKRCQKNVANNCGINTKVMAEILNEMGISPDKNPRPRPSKYLNASLLEGAGELAAADDKDADKHDDKETVAPWRATRRDVQQLYDIIEGMSAGGDGGRDKVSLDDFHFIKVLGKGSFGKVMLAEKKGTDEVYAVKVLKKDAIIQDDDVECTLTERRVLALAARHPFLTALHSAFQTSERLFFVMEYVEGGDLMFQIQRARKFDEPRARFYAAEVTLALDFLHGHGVIYRDLKLDNILLDSDGHCKLADFGMCKEGILDGATTTTFCGTPDYIAPEILQELEYGPSVDWWALGVLLYEMLAGQPPFEADNEDDLFESILHDDVLYPVWLSKDAVSILKGFMTKNPSRRLGVCGGAGGIRAHQFFRDVDWDALAQRRLRPPFRPKKSKREAVNFDAEFTKEEPVLTPVPPDVVRAINQEEFRGFSFVNKDFNPQPAVVEKPPVA; encoded by the exons ATGTTCAGTGGGACGGTGCGAGTTAGAGTATGCGAGGCGACGGGTCTTCGGCCGACCGACTTTCAGAAACGGCACAATATGACCTTCGGAAAGCCAG ACGACCAGCCGATAGACCCGTACGTGTCTATAGACGCCGACGAGCACCACCTGGCCCGCTCCAGCACCAAGCCGAAAACATTCGACCCAGTGTGGAACGAAACGTTCTCTCACGAGGTGCACAATGTTGGCAG TTTGGGCATCACCGTATTCCACGATGCAGCCATTCCGCCGGATGACTTCGTGGCAAACTGCACGATACCGTTTGAAGATCTGATGCTGCGTGACAAAGAGGCCACGGATTTTTGG GTCGACTTGGAACCTCAGGGGAAATTGCATCTTAAAATAGATCTGATATGGAATTCTCAAG GCGCGGagagcgcggcgggcgcgggcgcgggcgcggcgcgcgggcgcgggcgcgagTTCAAGGAGGGCGCGGGGTTCGCGCGGCGCCGCGGGGCCATGCGCCGGCGCGTGCACCAGGTCAACGGACACAAGTTCATGGCCACCTTCCTGCGACAGCCCACCTTCTGCAGCCACTGCCGCGAGTTCATCTG GGGTCTGGGTAAGCAGGGCTACCAATGCCAAG TGTGCACGTGCGTGGTCCACAAGCGATGTCACTCCCTGGTGGTGACCAAGTGTCCGGGCATGAAGGAGGAGGTAAGG cagCAGAGCGTGGCGGGCGTGAGCGGCGGCCAGCGGTTCAACGTCAACGTGCCGCACCGGTTCGTCGTGCACTCCTACAAGCGCTTCACCTTCTGCGACCACTGCGGCTCGCTGCTCTACGGACTCATCAAGCAGGGGCTGCAGTGCGAAG TGTGTTCTATGAACGTGCACAAGCGATGTCAGAAGAACGTGGCGAACAACTGCGGCATCAACACCAAGGTGATGGCCGAGATACTCAACGAGATGGGCATCTCGCCGGACAAGAACCCACGACCCAGACCATCTAAG TACTTGAACGCGTCGCTGCTGGAGGGCGCGGGCGAGCTCGCCGCCGCCGACGACAAGGACGCCGACAAGCACGACGACAAAG AGACGGTGGCGCCGTGGAGGGCGACGCGCCGCGACGTGCAGCAGCTCTACGACATCATCGAAG GCATGAGCGCGGGCGGTGACGGGGGACGTGACAAAGTGTCGCTGGACGACTTCCACTTCATCAAGGTGTTGGGCAAGGGCTCGTTCGGCAAGGTCATGCTGGCCGAGAAGAAGGGCACGGACGAGGTGTACGCCGTGAAGGTGCTGAAGAAGGACGCCATCATCCAGGACGACGACGTGGAGTGCACGCTGACGGAGCGCCGCGTGCTGGCCCTGGCGGCGCGCCACCCCTTCCTCACGGCGCTGCACTCCGCCTTCCAGACCTCCGAGCGGCTGTTCTTCGTCATGGAGTACGTGGAGGGCGGCGACCTCATGTTCCAGATCCAGCGCGCGCGCAAGTTCGACGAGCCGCGCGCCAGGTTCTACGCCGCCGAGGTCACGCTGGCGCTCGACTTCCTGCACGGCCACGGCGTCATCTATCGCGACCTCAAGCTCGACAACATCCTGCTCGACAGCGACGGACACTGCAAGCTCGCCGACTTCGGCATGTGCAAGGAGGGCATACTCG ACGGTGCGACCACCACCACTTTTTGTGGTACCCCTGATTACATTGCGCCTGAG ATTCTGCAAGAGCTGGAATACGGTCCGTCGGTGGACTGGTGGGCGCTGGGCGTGCTGCTGTACGAGATGTTGGCGGGACAGCCGCCGTTCGAGGCGGACAACGAGGACGACCTGTTCGAGAGCATCCTGCACGACGACGTGCTGTACCCAGTGTGGCTCTCCAAGGACGCCGTCTCCATACTCAAAG GGTTCATGACGAAGAACCCGTCGCGGCGGCTGGGcgtgtgcggcggcgcgggcggcatCCGCGCGCACCAGTTCTTCCGCGACGTGGACTGGGACGCGCTCGCGCAGCGCCGCCTGCGCCCGCCCTTCCGACCCAAG AAGAGCAAGCGCGAGGCTGTGAACTTTGACGCGGAGTTCACGAAAGAGGAGCCCGTCCTCACGCCCGTGCCGCCGGACGTCGTCCGAGCCATCAACCAG GAGGAGTTCCGCGGTTTCTCGTTCGTGAACAAGGACTTCAACCCGCAGCCGGCGGTGGTGGAGAAGCCGCCCGTGGCCTGA
- the LOC115449974 gene encoding protein kinase C isoform X6: protein MFSGTVRVRVCEATGLRPTDFQKRHNMTFGKPDDQPIDPYVSIDADEHHLARSSTKPKTFDPVWNETFSHEVHNVGSLGITVFHDAAIPPDDFVANCTIPFEDLMLRDKEATDFWVDLEPQGKLHLKIDLIWNSQGAESAAGAGAGAARGRGREFKEGAGFARRRGAMRRRVHQVNGHKFMATFLRQPTFCSHCREFIWGLGKQGYQCQVCTCVVHKRCHSLVVTKCPGMKEEVRQQSVAGVSGGQRFNVNVPHRFVVHSYKRFTFCDHCGSLLYGLIKQGLQCEVCSMNVHKRCQKNVANNCGINTKVMAEILNEMGISPDKNPRPRPSKYLNASLLEGAGELAAADDKDADKHDDKGMSAGGDGGRDKVSLDDFHFIKVLGKGSFGKVMLAEKKGTDEVYAVKVLKKDAIIQDDDVECTLTERRVLALAARHPFLTALHSAFQTSERLFFVMEYVEGGDLMFQIQRARKFDEPRARFYAAEVTLALDFLHGHGVIYRDLKLDNILLDSDGHCKLADFGMCKEGILDGATTTTFCGTPDYIAPEILQELEYGPSVDWWALGVLLYEMLAGQPPFEADNEDDLFESILHDDVLYPVWLSKDAVSILKGFMTKNPSRRLGVCGGAGGIRAHQFFRDVDWDALAQRRLRPPFRPKVKSKREAVNFDAEFTKEEPVLTPVPPDVVRAINQEEFRGFSFVNKDFNPQPAVVEKPPVA from the exons ATGTTCAGTGGGACGGTGCGAGTTAGAGTATGCGAGGCGACGGGTCTTCGGCCGACCGACTTTCAGAAACGGCACAATATGACCTTCGGAAAGCCAG ACGACCAGCCGATAGACCCGTACGTGTCTATAGACGCCGACGAGCACCACCTGGCCCGCTCCAGCACCAAGCCGAAAACATTCGACCCAGTGTGGAACGAAACGTTCTCTCACGAGGTGCACAATGTTGGCAG TTTGGGCATCACCGTATTCCACGATGCAGCCATTCCGCCGGATGACTTCGTGGCAAACTGCACGATACCGTTTGAAGATCTGATGCTGCGTGACAAAGAGGCCACGGATTTTTGG GTCGACTTGGAACCTCAGGGGAAATTGCATCTTAAAATAGATCTGATATGGAATTCTCAAG GCGCGGagagcgcggcgggcgcgggcgcgggcgcggcgcgcgggcgcgggcgcgagTTCAAGGAGGGCGCGGGGTTCGCGCGGCGCCGCGGGGCCATGCGCCGGCGCGTGCACCAGGTCAACGGACACAAGTTCATGGCCACCTTCCTGCGACAGCCCACCTTCTGCAGCCACTGCCGCGAGTTCATCTG GGGTCTGGGTAAGCAGGGCTACCAATGCCAAG TGTGCACGTGCGTGGTCCACAAGCGATGTCACTCCCTGGTGGTGACCAAGTGTCCGGGCATGAAGGAGGAGGTAAGG cagCAGAGCGTGGCGGGCGTGAGCGGCGGCCAGCGGTTCAACGTCAACGTGCCGCACCGGTTCGTCGTGCACTCCTACAAGCGCTTCACCTTCTGCGACCACTGCGGCTCGCTGCTCTACGGACTCATCAAGCAGGGGCTGCAGTGCGAAG TGTGTTCTATGAACGTGCACAAGCGATGTCAGAAGAACGTGGCGAACAACTGCGGCATCAACACCAAGGTGATGGCCGAGATACTCAACGAGATGGGCATCTCGCCGGACAAGAACCCACGACCCAGACCATCTAAG TACTTGAACGCGTCGCTGCTGGAGGGCGCGGGCGAGCTCGCCGCCGCCGACGACAAGGACGCCGACAAGCACGACGACAAAG GCATGAGCGCGGGCGGTGACGGGGGACGTGACAAAGTGTCGCTGGACGACTTCCACTTCATCAAGGTGTTGGGCAAGGGCTCGTTCGGCAAGGTCATGCTGGCCGAGAAGAAGGGCACGGACGAGGTGTACGCCGTGAAGGTGCTGAAGAAGGACGCCATCATCCAGGACGACGACGTGGAGTGCACGCTGACGGAGCGCCGCGTGCTGGCCCTGGCGGCGCGCCACCCCTTCCTCACGGCGCTGCACTCCGCCTTCCAGACCTCCGAGCGGCTGTTCTTCGTCATGGAGTACGTGGAGGGCGGCGACCTCATGTTCCAGATCCAGCGCGCGCGCAAGTTCGACGAGCCGCGCGCCAGGTTCTACGCCGCCGAGGTCACGCTGGCGCTCGACTTCCTGCACGGCCACGGCGTCATCTATCGCGACCTCAAGCTCGACAACATCCTGCTCGACAGCGACGGACACTGCAAGCTCGCCGACTTCGGCATGTGCAAGGAGGGCATACTCG ACGGTGCGACCACCACCACTTTTTGTGGTACCCCTGATTACATTGCGCCTGAG ATTCTGCAAGAGCTGGAATACGGTCCGTCGGTGGACTGGTGGGCGCTGGGCGTGCTGCTGTACGAGATGTTGGCGGGACAGCCGCCGTTCGAGGCGGACAACGAGGACGACCTGTTCGAGAGCATCCTGCACGACGACGTGCTGTACCCAGTGTGGCTCTCCAAGGACGCCGTCTCCATACTCAAAG GGTTCATGACGAAGAACCCGTCGCGGCGGCTGGGcgtgtgcggcggcgcgggcggcatCCGCGCGCACCAGTTCTTCCGCGACGTGGACTGGGACGCGCTCGCGCAGCGCCGCCTGCGCCCGCCCTTCCGACCCAAGGTG AAGAGCAAGCGCGAGGCTGTGAACTTTGACGCGGAGTTCACGAAAGAGGAGCCCGTCCTCACGCCCGTGCCGCCGGACGTCGTCCGAGCCATCAACCAG GAGGAGTTCCGCGGTTTCTCGTTCGTGAACAAGGACTTCAACCCGCAGCCGGCGGTGGTGGAGAAGCCGCCCGTGGCCTGA
- the LOC115449974 gene encoding protein kinase C isoform X2, whose translation MFSGTVRVRVCEATGLRPTDFQKRHNMTFGKPDDQPIDPYVSIDADEHHLARSSTKPKTFDPVWNETFSHEVHNVGSLGITVFHDAAIPPDDFVANCTIPFEDLMLRDKEATDFWVDLEPQGKLHLKIDLIWNSQGAESAAGAGAGAARGRGREFKEGAGFARRRGAMRRRVHQVNGHKFMATFLRQPTFCSHCREFIWGLGKQGYQCQVCTCVVHKRCHSLVVTKCPGMKEEVRQSVAGVSGGQRFNVNVPHRFVVHSYKRFTFCDHCGSLLYGLIKQGLQCEVCSMNVHKRCQKNVANNCGINTKVMAEILNEMGISPDKNPRPRPSKYLNASLLEGAGELAAADDKDADKHDDKETVAPWRATRRDVQQLYDIIEGMSAGGDGGRDKVSLDDFHFIKVLGKGSFGKVMLAEKKGTDEVYAVKVLKKDAIIQDDDVECTLTERRVLALAARHPFLTALHSAFQTSERLFFVMEYVEGGDLMFQIQRARKFDEPRARFYAAEVTLALDFLHGHGVIYRDLKLDNILLDSDGHCKLADFGMCKEGILDGATTTTFCGTPDYIAPEILQELEYGPSVDWWALGVLLYEMLAGQPPFEADNEDDLFESILHDDVLYPVWLSKDAVSILKGFMTKNPSRRLGVCGGAGGIRAHQFFRDVDWDALAQRRLRPPFRPKVKSKREAVNFDAEFTKEEPVLTPVPPDVVRAINQEEFRGFSFVNKDFNPQPAVVEKPPVA comes from the exons ATGTTCAGTGGGACGGTGCGAGTTAGAGTATGCGAGGCGACGGGTCTTCGGCCGACCGACTTTCAGAAACGGCACAATATGACCTTCGGAAAGCCAG ACGACCAGCCGATAGACCCGTACGTGTCTATAGACGCCGACGAGCACCACCTGGCCCGCTCCAGCACCAAGCCGAAAACATTCGACCCAGTGTGGAACGAAACGTTCTCTCACGAGGTGCACAATGTTGGCAG TTTGGGCATCACCGTATTCCACGATGCAGCCATTCCGCCGGATGACTTCGTGGCAAACTGCACGATACCGTTTGAAGATCTGATGCTGCGTGACAAAGAGGCCACGGATTTTTGG GTCGACTTGGAACCTCAGGGGAAATTGCATCTTAAAATAGATCTGATATGGAATTCTCAAG GCGCGGagagcgcggcgggcgcgggcgcgggcgcggcgcgcgggcgcgggcgcgagTTCAAGGAGGGCGCGGGGTTCGCGCGGCGCCGCGGGGCCATGCGCCGGCGCGTGCACCAGGTCAACGGACACAAGTTCATGGCCACCTTCCTGCGACAGCCCACCTTCTGCAGCCACTGCCGCGAGTTCATCTG GGGTCTGGGTAAGCAGGGCTACCAATGCCAAG TGTGCACGTGCGTGGTCCACAAGCGATGTCACTCCCTGGTGGTGACCAAGTGTCCGGGCATGAAGGAGGAGGTAAGG CAGAGCGTGGCGGGCGTGAGCGGCGGCCAGCGGTTCAACGTCAACGTGCCGCACCGGTTCGTCGTGCACTCCTACAAGCGCTTCACCTTCTGCGACCACTGCGGCTCGCTGCTCTACGGACTCATCAAGCAGGGGCTGCAGTGCGAAG TGTGTTCTATGAACGTGCACAAGCGATGTCAGAAGAACGTGGCGAACAACTGCGGCATCAACACCAAGGTGATGGCCGAGATACTCAACGAGATGGGCATCTCGCCGGACAAGAACCCACGACCCAGACCATCTAAG TACTTGAACGCGTCGCTGCTGGAGGGCGCGGGCGAGCTCGCCGCCGCCGACGACAAGGACGCCGACAAGCACGACGACAAAG AGACGGTGGCGCCGTGGAGGGCGACGCGCCGCGACGTGCAGCAGCTCTACGACATCATCGAAG GCATGAGCGCGGGCGGTGACGGGGGACGTGACAAAGTGTCGCTGGACGACTTCCACTTCATCAAGGTGTTGGGCAAGGGCTCGTTCGGCAAGGTCATGCTGGCCGAGAAGAAGGGCACGGACGAGGTGTACGCCGTGAAGGTGCTGAAGAAGGACGCCATCATCCAGGACGACGACGTGGAGTGCACGCTGACGGAGCGCCGCGTGCTGGCCCTGGCGGCGCGCCACCCCTTCCTCACGGCGCTGCACTCCGCCTTCCAGACCTCCGAGCGGCTGTTCTTCGTCATGGAGTACGTGGAGGGCGGCGACCTCATGTTCCAGATCCAGCGCGCGCGCAAGTTCGACGAGCCGCGCGCCAGGTTCTACGCCGCCGAGGTCACGCTGGCGCTCGACTTCCTGCACGGCCACGGCGTCATCTATCGCGACCTCAAGCTCGACAACATCCTGCTCGACAGCGACGGACACTGCAAGCTCGCCGACTTCGGCATGTGCAAGGAGGGCATACTCG ACGGTGCGACCACCACCACTTTTTGTGGTACCCCTGATTACATTGCGCCTGAG ATTCTGCAAGAGCTGGAATACGGTCCGTCGGTGGACTGGTGGGCGCTGGGCGTGCTGCTGTACGAGATGTTGGCGGGACAGCCGCCGTTCGAGGCGGACAACGAGGACGACCTGTTCGAGAGCATCCTGCACGACGACGTGCTGTACCCAGTGTGGCTCTCCAAGGACGCCGTCTCCATACTCAAAG GGTTCATGACGAAGAACCCGTCGCGGCGGCTGGGcgtgtgcggcggcgcgggcggcatCCGCGCGCACCAGTTCTTCCGCGACGTGGACTGGGACGCGCTCGCGCAGCGCCGCCTGCGCCCGCCCTTCCGACCCAAGGTG AAGAGCAAGCGCGAGGCTGTGAACTTTGACGCGGAGTTCACGAAAGAGGAGCCCGTCCTCACGCCCGTGCCGCCGGACGTCGTCCGAGCCATCAACCAG GAGGAGTTCCGCGGTTTCTCGTTCGTGAACAAGGACTTCAACCCGCAGCCGGCGGTGGTGGAGAAGCCGCCCGTGGCCTGA
- the LOC115449974 gene encoding protein kinase C isoform X5, with protein MFSGTVRVRVCEATGLRPTDFQKRHNMTFGKPDDQPIDPYVSIDADEHHLARSSTKPKTFDPVWNETFSHEVHNVGSLGITVFHDAAIPPDDFVANCTIPFEDLMLRDKEATDFWVDLEPQGKLHLKIDLIWNSQGAESAAGAGAGAARGRGREFKEGAGFARRRGAMRRRVHQVNGHKFMATFLRQPTFCSHCREFIWGLGKQGYQCQVCTCVVHKRCHSLVVTKCPGMKEEQSVAGVSGGQRFNVNVPHRFVVHSYKRFTFCDHCGSLLYGLIKQGLQCEVCSMNVHKRCQKNVANNCGINTKVMAEILNEMGISPDKNPRPRPSKYLNASLLEGAGELAAADDKDADKHDDKETVAPWRATRRDVQQLYDIIEGMSAGGDGGRDKVSLDDFHFIKVLGKGSFGKVMLAEKKGTDEVYAVKVLKKDAIIQDDDVECTLTERRVLALAARHPFLTALHSAFQTSERLFFVMEYVEGGDLMFQIQRARKFDEPRARFYAAEVTLALDFLHGHGVIYRDLKLDNILLDSDGHCKLADFGMCKEGILDGATTTTFCGTPDYIAPEILQELEYGPSVDWWALGVLLYEMLAGQPPFEADNEDDLFESILHDDVLYPVWLSKDAVSILKGFMTKNPSRRLGVCGGAGGIRAHQFFRDVDWDALAQRRLRPPFRPKVKSKREAVNFDAEFTKEEPVLTPVPPDVVRAINQEEFRGFSFVNKDFNPQPAVVEKPPVA; from the exons ATGTTCAGTGGGACGGTGCGAGTTAGAGTATGCGAGGCGACGGGTCTTCGGCCGACCGACTTTCAGAAACGGCACAATATGACCTTCGGAAAGCCAG ACGACCAGCCGATAGACCCGTACGTGTCTATAGACGCCGACGAGCACCACCTGGCCCGCTCCAGCACCAAGCCGAAAACATTCGACCCAGTGTGGAACGAAACGTTCTCTCACGAGGTGCACAATGTTGGCAG TTTGGGCATCACCGTATTCCACGATGCAGCCATTCCGCCGGATGACTTCGTGGCAAACTGCACGATACCGTTTGAAGATCTGATGCTGCGTGACAAAGAGGCCACGGATTTTTGG GTCGACTTGGAACCTCAGGGGAAATTGCATCTTAAAATAGATCTGATATGGAATTCTCAAG GCGCGGagagcgcggcgggcgcgggcgcgggcgcggcgcgcgggcgcgggcgcgagTTCAAGGAGGGCGCGGGGTTCGCGCGGCGCCGCGGGGCCATGCGCCGGCGCGTGCACCAGGTCAACGGACACAAGTTCATGGCCACCTTCCTGCGACAGCCCACCTTCTGCAGCCACTGCCGCGAGTTCATCTG GGGTCTGGGTAAGCAGGGCTACCAATGCCAAG TGTGCACGTGCGTGGTCCACAAGCGATGTCACTCCCTGGTGGTGACCAAGTGTCCGGGCATGAAGGAGGAG CAGAGCGTGGCGGGCGTGAGCGGCGGCCAGCGGTTCAACGTCAACGTGCCGCACCGGTTCGTCGTGCACTCCTACAAGCGCTTCACCTTCTGCGACCACTGCGGCTCGCTGCTCTACGGACTCATCAAGCAGGGGCTGCAGTGCGAAG TGTGTTCTATGAACGTGCACAAGCGATGTCAGAAGAACGTGGCGAACAACTGCGGCATCAACACCAAGGTGATGGCCGAGATACTCAACGAGATGGGCATCTCGCCGGACAAGAACCCACGACCCAGACCATCTAAG TACTTGAACGCGTCGCTGCTGGAGGGCGCGGGCGAGCTCGCCGCCGCCGACGACAAGGACGCCGACAAGCACGACGACAAAG AGACGGTGGCGCCGTGGAGGGCGACGCGCCGCGACGTGCAGCAGCTCTACGACATCATCGAAG GCATGAGCGCGGGCGGTGACGGGGGACGTGACAAAGTGTCGCTGGACGACTTCCACTTCATCAAGGTGTTGGGCAAGGGCTCGTTCGGCAAGGTCATGCTGGCCGAGAAGAAGGGCACGGACGAGGTGTACGCCGTGAAGGTGCTGAAGAAGGACGCCATCATCCAGGACGACGACGTGGAGTGCACGCTGACGGAGCGCCGCGTGCTGGCCCTGGCGGCGCGCCACCCCTTCCTCACGGCGCTGCACTCCGCCTTCCAGACCTCCGAGCGGCTGTTCTTCGTCATGGAGTACGTGGAGGGCGGCGACCTCATGTTCCAGATCCAGCGCGCGCGCAAGTTCGACGAGCCGCGCGCCAGGTTCTACGCCGCCGAGGTCACGCTGGCGCTCGACTTCCTGCACGGCCACGGCGTCATCTATCGCGACCTCAAGCTCGACAACATCCTGCTCGACAGCGACGGACACTGCAAGCTCGCCGACTTCGGCATGTGCAAGGAGGGCATACTCG ACGGTGCGACCACCACCACTTTTTGTGGTACCCCTGATTACATTGCGCCTGAG ATTCTGCAAGAGCTGGAATACGGTCCGTCGGTGGACTGGTGGGCGCTGGGCGTGCTGCTGTACGAGATGTTGGCGGGACAGCCGCCGTTCGAGGCGGACAACGAGGACGACCTGTTCGAGAGCATCCTGCACGACGACGTGCTGTACCCAGTGTGGCTCTCCAAGGACGCCGTCTCCATACTCAAAG GGTTCATGACGAAGAACCCGTCGCGGCGGCTGGGcgtgtgcggcggcgcgggcggcatCCGCGCGCACCAGTTCTTCCGCGACGTGGACTGGGACGCGCTCGCGCAGCGCCGCCTGCGCCCGCCCTTCCGACCCAAGGTG AAGAGCAAGCGCGAGGCTGTGAACTTTGACGCGGAGTTCACGAAAGAGGAGCCCGTCCTCACGCCCGTGCCGCCGGACGTCGTCCGAGCCATCAACCAG GAGGAGTTCCGCGGTTTCTCGTTCGTGAACAAGGACTTCAACCCGCAGCCGGCGGTGGTGGAGAAGCCGCCCGTGGCCTGA
- the LOC115449974 gene encoding protein kinase C isoform X1, whose protein sequence is MFSGTVRVRVCEATGLRPTDFQKRHNMTFGKPDDQPIDPYVSIDADEHHLARSSTKPKTFDPVWNETFSHEVHNVGSLGITVFHDAAIPPDDFVANCTIPFEDLMLRDKEATDFWVDLEPQGKLHLKIDLIWNSQGAESAAGAGAGAARGRGREFKEGAGFARRRGAMRRRVHQVNGHKFMATFLRQPTFCSHCREFIWGLGKQGYQCQVCTCVVHKRCHSLVVTKCPGMKEEVRQQSVAGVSGGQRFNVNVPHRFVVHSYKRFTFCDHCGSLLYGLIKQGLQCEVCSMNVHKRCQKNVANNCGINTKVMAEILNEMGISPDKNPRPRPSKYLNASLLEGAGELAAADDKDADKHDDKETVAPWRATRRDVQQLYDIIEGMSAGGDGGRDKVSLDDFHFIKVLGKGSFGKVMLAEKKGTDEVYAVKVLKKDAIIQDDDVECTLTERRVLALAARHPFLTALHSAFQTSERLFFVMEYVEGGDLMFQIQRARKFDEPRARFYAAEVTLALDFLHGHGVIYRDLKLDNILLDSDGHCKLADFGMCKEGILDGATTTTFCGTPDYIAPEILQELEYGPSVDWWALGVLLYEMLAGQPPFEADNEDDLFESILHDDVLYPVWLSKDAVSILKGFMTKNPSRRLGVCGGAGGIRAHQFFRDVDWDALAQRRLRPPFRPKVKSKREAVNFDAEFTKEEPVLTPVPPDVVRAINQEEFRGFSFVNKDFNPQPAVVEKPPVA, encoded by the exons ATGTTCAGTGGGACGGTGCGAGTTAGAGTATGCGAGGCGACGGGTCTTCGGCCGACCGACTTTCAGAAACGGCACAATATGACCTTCGGAAAGCCAG ACGACCAGCCGATAGACCCGTACGTGTCTATAGACGCCGACGAGCACCACCTGGCCCGCTCCAGCACCAAGCCGAAAACATTCGACCCAGTGTGGAACGAAACGTTCTCTCACGAGGTGCACAATGTTGGCAG TTTGGGCATCACCGTATTCCACGATGCAGCCATTCCGCCGGATGACTTCGTGGCAAACTGCACGATACCGTTTGAAGATCTGATGCTGCGTGACAAAGAGGCCACGGATTTTTGG GTCGACTTGGAACCTCAGGGGAAATTGCATCTTAAAATAGATCTGATATGGAATTCTCAAG GCGCGGagagcgcggcgggcgcgggcgcgggcgcggcgcgcgggcgcgggcgcgagTTCAAGGAGGGCGCGGGGTTCGCGCGGCGCCGCGGGGCCATGCGCCGGCGCGTGCACCAGGTCAACGGACACAAGTTCATGGCCACCTTCCTGCGACAGCCCACCTTCTGCAGCCACTGCCGCGAGTTCATCTG GGGTCTGGGTAAGCAGGGCTACCAATGCCAAG TGTGCACGTGCGTGGTCCACAAGCGATGTCACTCCCTGGTGGTGACCAAGTGTCCGGGCATGAAGGAGGAGGTAAGG cagCAGAGCGTGGCGGGCGTGAGCGGCGGCCAGCGGTTCAACGTCAACGTGCCGCACCGGTTCGTCGTGCACTCCTACAAGCGCTTCACCTTCTGCGACCACTGCGGCTCGCTGCTCTACGGACTCATCAAGCAGGGGCTGCAGTGCGAAG TGTGTTCTATGAACGTGCACAAGCGATGTCAGAAGAACGTGGCGAACAACTGCGGCATCAACACCAAGGTGATGGCCGAGATACTCAACGAGATGGGCATCTCGCCGGACAAGAACCCACGACCCAGACCATCTAAG TACTTGAACGCGTCGCTGCTGGAGGGCGCGGGCGAGCTCGCCGCCGCCGACGACAAGGACGCCGACAAGCACGACGACAAAG AGACGGTGGCGCCGTGGAGGGCGACGCGCCGCGACGTGCAGCAGCTCTACGACATCATCGAAG GCATGAGCGCGGGCGGTGACGGGGGACGTGACAAAGTGTCGCTGGACGACTTCCACTTCATCAAGGTGTTGGGCAAGGGCTCGTTCGGCAAGGTCATGCTGGCCGAGAAGAAGGGCACGGACGAGGTGTACGCCGTGAAGGTGCTGAAGAAGGACGCCATCATCCAGGACGACGACGTGGAGTGCACGCTGACGGAGCGCCGCGTGCTGGCCCTGGCGGCGCGCCACCCCTTCCTCACGGCGCTGCACTCCGCCTTCCAGACCTCCGAGCGGCTGTTCTTCGTCATGGAGTACGTGGAGGGCGGCGACCTCATGTTCCAGATCCAGCGCGCGCGCAAGTTCGACGAGCCGCGCGCCAGGTTCTACGCCGCCGAGGTCACGCTGGCGCTCGACTTCCTGCACGGCCACGGCGTCATCTATCGCGACCTCAAGCTCGACAACATCCTGCTCGACAGCGACGGACACTGCAAGCTCGCCGACTTCGGCATGTGCAAGGAGGGCATACTCG ACGGTGCGACCACCACCACTTTTTGTGGTACCCCTGATTACATTGCGCCTGAG ATTCTGCAAGAGCTGGAATACGGTCCGTCGGTGGACTGGTGGGCGCTGGGCGTGCTGCTGTACGAGATGTTGGCGGGACAGCCGCCGTTCGAGGCGGACAACGAGGACGACCTGTTCGAGAGCATCCTGCACGACGACGTGCTGTACCCAGTGTGGCTCTCCAAGGACGCCGTCTCCATACTCAAAG GGTTCATGACGAAGAACCCGTCGCGGCGGCTGGGcgtgtgcggcggcgcgggcggcatCCGCGCGCACCAGTTCTTCCGCGACGTGGACTGGGACGCGCTCGCGCAGCGCCGCCTGCGCCCGCCCTTCCGACCCAAGGTG AAGAGCAAGCGCGAGGCTGTGAACTTTGACGCGGAGTTCACGAAAGAGGAGCCCGTCCTCACGCCCGTGCCGCCGGACGTCGTCCGAGCCATCAACCAG GAGGAGTTCCGCGGTTTCTCGTTCGTGAACAAGGACTTCAACCCGCAGCCGGCGGTGGTGGAGAAGCCGCCCGTGGCCTGA